A window of Polyodon spathula isolate WHYD16114869_AA chromosome 22, ASM1765450v1, whole genome shotgun sequence contains these coding sequences:
- the LOC121297128 gene encoding F-box/WD repeat-containing protein 11-like isoform X4 has product MQCHCLSMTRIVNTSVMEAQNEDDSPKKSTVFQISNGPSSVIVSRKRPSEGNYEKEKDVCIKFFDQWSESDQVEFVEHLISHMCHYQHGHINTYLKPMLQRDFITALPAQGLDHIAENILSFLDARSLCAAELVCKEWQRVISEGMLWKKLIERMVRTDPLWKGLSERHQWEKYLFKNRTTEIPPNSYYRSLYPKIIQDIETIEANWRCGRHNLQRIQCRSENSKGVYCLQYDDDKIISGLRDNSIKIWDKQTLECLKILTGHTGSVLCLQYDERVIVTGSSDSTVRVWDVNTGEVLNTLIHHNEAVLHLRFCNGLMVTCSKDRSIAVWDMASPTDISLRRVLVGHRAAVNVVDFDDKYIVSASGDRTIKVWSTSTCEFVRTLNGHKRGIACLQYRDRLVVSGSSDNTIRLWDIECGACLRVLEGHEELVRCIRFDNKRIVSGAYDGKIKVWDLQAALDPRAPASTLCLRTLVEHSGRVFRLQFDEFQIISSSHDDTILIWDFLNVASSMAPNGQNEGRSPSRTYTYISR; this is encoded by the exons AATACTTCTGTAATGGAGGCACAGAATGAAGACGACTCCCCCAAAAAGAGCACAGTGTTCCAG ATCAGTAACGGTCCCTCCTCTGTGATTGTGTCACGGAAACGGCCCTCGGAGGGGAACTACGAGAAGGAGAAGGACGTCTGCATCAAATTTTTCGACCAGTGGTCAGAGTCGGACCAGGTTGAGTTTGTGGAGCACCTCATCTCCCACATGTGCCACTACCAGCATGGACACATAAACACCTACCTGAAACCCATGCTGCAGCGGGACTTCATCACTGCCCTGCCAG CCCAGGGCCTGGATCACATTGCAGAGAACATCCTGTCATTCTTGGATGCTCGGTCACTGTGTGCAGCAGAGCTGGTGTGTAAAGAGTGGCAGCGTGTCATCTCGGAGGGTATGCTGTGGAAGAAGCTCATTGAGAGGATGGTGCGCACTGACCCGCTGTGGAAGGGGCTGTCCGAGAGGCACCAGTG GGAGAAGTACCTTTTCAAAAACAGAACGACTGAGATCCCACCAAACTCTTACTACAGGTCGCTGTACCCAAAGATCATTCAGGATATTGAG ACGATCGAAGCAAACTGGCGGTGTGGACGCCACAACCTGCAGCGGATCCAGTGCCGCTCAGAGAACAGCAAAGGGGTGTACTGCCTGCAGTACGATGATGACAAGATCATCAGTGGCCTGAGGGATAACTCCATCAAG ATCTGGGACAAGCAGACCCTGGAGTGTCTGAAGATCCTGACAGGCCACACGGGCTCTGTGCTGTGTCTGCAGTATGATGAGAGAGTCATTGTTACAGGCTCCTCAGATTCCACAGTGCG GGTGTGGGATGTAAACACTGGGGAGGTTCTCAACACGCTAATCCACCACAATGAAGCAGTGCTTCACCTGCGCTTCTGTAACGGGCTGATGGTGACCTGCTCCAAGGACCGGTCGATCGCGGTGTGGGACATGGCTTCCCCAACTGACATCAGCCTGCGCAGAGTCCTGGTGGGCCACCGTGCGGCAGTCAACGTTGTCGACTTCGATGACAAATACATAGTCTCTGCCTCTGGGGACCGGACCATAAAG GTGTGGAGCACAAGCACGTGTGAATTTGTGCGCACTCTGAACGGACACAAGCGCGGCATTGCATGTCTTCAGTACCGGGACCGGCTAGTGGTGAGCGGGTCCTCGGACAACACAATCCG GCTGTGGGACATTGAGTGTGGTGCCTGTCTACGAGTTCTGGAGGGCCATGAAGAGCTGGTCCGCTGTATCCGATTTGACAACAAGAGGATAGTCAGCGGAGCCTATGACGG AAAAATTAAGGTGTGGGACCTGCAGGCTGCTCTGGATCCCCGTGCCCCAGCCAGCACTCTTTGTCTGCGCACCCTTGTG GAGCATTCTGGCCGGGTCTTCAGGCTGCAGTTTGACGAGTTCCAGATCATCAGTAGTTCTCATGACGACACAATCCTGATCTGGGACTTCCTCAACGTGGCATCAAGCATGGCTCCCAACGGACAGAACGAGGGGCGCTCTCCGTCCCGCACCTATACCTACATCTCTAGATAA
- the LOC121297128 gene encoding F-box/WD repeat-containing protein 11-like isoform X3 — protein sequence MEPEIEDKTLELMNTSVMEAQNEDDSPKKSTVFQISNGPSSVIVSRKRPSEGNYEKEKDVCIKFFDQWSESDQVEFVEHLISHMCHYQHGHINTYLKPMLQRDFITALPAQGLDHIAENILSFLDARSLCAAELVCKEWQRVISEGMLWKKLIERMVRTDPLWKGLSERHQWEKYLFKNRTTEIPPNSYYRSLYPKIIQDIETIEANWRCGRHNLQRIQCRSENSKGVYCLQYDDDKIISGLRDNSIKIWDKQTLECLKILTGHTGSVLCLQYDERVIVTGSSDSTVRVWDVNTGEVLNTLIHHNEAVLHLRFCNGLMVTCSKDRSIAVWDMASPTDISLRRVLVGHRAAVNVVDFDDKYIVSASGDRTIKVWSTSTCEFVRTLNGHKRGIACLQYRDRLVVSGSSDNTIRLWDIECGACLRVLEGHEELVRCIRFDNKRIVSGAYDGKIKVWDLQAALDPRAPASTLCLRTLVEHSGRVFRLQFDEFQIISSSHDDTILIWDFLNVASSMAPNGQNEGRSPSRTYTYISR from the exons AATACTTCTGTAATGGAGGCACAGAATGAAGACGACTCCCCCAAAAAGAGCACAGTGTTCCAG ATCAGTAACGGTCCCTCCTCTGTGATTGTGTCACGGAAACGGCCCTCGGAGGGGAACTACGAGAAGGAGAAGGACGTCTGCATCAAATTTTTCGACCAGTGGTCAGAGTCGGACCAGGTTGAGTTTGTGGAGCACCTCATCTCCCACATGTGCCACTACCAGCATGGACACATAAACACCTACCTGAAACCCATGCTGCAGCGGGACTTCATCACTGCCCTGCCAG CCCAGGGCCTGGATCACATTGCAGAGAACATCCTGTCATTCTTGGATGCTCGGTCACTGTGTGCAGCAGAGCTGGTGTGTAAAGAGTGGCAGCGTGTCATCTCGGAGGGTATGCTGTGGAAGAAGCTCATTGAGAGGATGGTGCGCACTGACCCGCTGTGGAAGGGGCTGTCCGAGAGGCACCAGTG GGAGAAGTACCTTTTCAAAAACAGAACGACTGAGATCCCACCAAACTCTTACTACAGGTCGCTGTACCCAAAGATCATTCAGGATATTGAG ACGATCGAAGCAAACTGGCGGTGTGGACGCCACAACCTGCAGCGGATCCAGTGCCGCTCAGAGAACAGCAAAGGGGTGTACTGCCTGCAGTACGATGATGACAAGATCATCAGTGGCCTGAGGGATAACTCCATCAAG ATCTGGGACAAGCAGACCCTGGAGTGTCTGAAGATCCTGACAGGCCACACGGGCTCTGTGCTGTGTCTGCAGTATGATGAGAGAGTCATTGTTACAGGCTCCTCAGATTCCACAGTGCG GGTGTGGGATGTAAACACTGGGGAGGTTCTCAACACGCTAATCCACCACAATGAAGCAGTGCTTCACCTGCGCTTCTGTAACGGGCTGATGGTGACCTGCTCCAAGGACCGGTCGATCGCGGTGTGGGACATGGCTTCCCCAACTGACATCAGCCTGCGCAGAGTCCTGGTGGGCCACCGTGCGGCAGTCAACGTTGTCGACTTCGATGACAAATACATAGTCTCTGCCTCTGGGGACCGGACCATAAAG GTGTGGAGCACAAGCACGTGTGAATTTGTGCGCACTCTGAACGGACACAAGCGCGGCATTGCATGTCTTCAGTACCGGGACCGGCTAGTGGTGAGCGGGTCCTCGGACAACACAATCCG GCTGTGGGACATTGAGTGTGGTGCCTGTCTACGAGTTCTGGAGGGCCATGAAGAGCTGGTCCGCTGTATCCGATTTGACAACAAGAGGATAGTCAGCGGAGCCTATGACGG AAAAATTAAGGTGTGGGACCTGCAGGCTGCTCTGGATCCCCGTGCCCCAGCCAGCACTCTTTGTCTGCGCACCCTTGTG GAGCATTCTGGCCGGGTCTTCAGGCTGCAGTTTGACGAGTTCCAGATCATCAGTAGTTCTCATGACGACACAATCCTGATCTGGGACTTCCTCAACGTGGCATCAAGCATGGCTCCCAACGGACAGAACGAGGGGCGCTCTCCGTCCCGCACCTATACCTACATCTCTAGATAA
- the LOC121297128 gene encoding F-box/WD repeat-containing protein 11-like isoform X1: MEPEIEDKTLELMCSVPRSLWLGCSHLAESMCALRCLQSMPSVRCLQNTSVMEAQNEDDSPKKSTVFQISNGPSSVIVSRKRPSEGNYEKEKDVCIKFFDQWSESDQVEFVEHLISHMCHYQHGHINTYLKPMLQRDFITALPAQGLDHIAENILSFLDARSLCAAELVCKEWQRVISEGMLWKKLIERMVRTDPLWKGLSERHQWEKYLFKNRTTEIPPNSYYRSLYPKIIQDIETIEANWRCGRHNLQRIQCRSENSKGVYCLQYDDDKIISGLRDNSIKIWDKQTLECLKILTGHTGSVLCLQYDERVIVTGSSDSTVRVWDVNTGEVLNTLIHHNEAVLHLRFCNGLMVTCSKDRSIAVWDMASPTDISLRRVLVGHRAAVNVVDFDDKYIVSASGDRTIKVWSTSTCEFVRTLNGHKRGIACLQYRDRLVVSGSSDNTIRLWDIECGACLRVLEGHEELVRCIRFDNKRIVSGAYDGKIKVWDLQAALDPRAPASTLCLRTLVEHSGRVFRLQFDEFQIISSSHDDTILIWDFLNVASSMAPNGQNEGRSPSRTYTYISR, encoded by the exons TGTTCTGTGCCCAGGTCTTTGTGGCTAGGCTGCTCCCACCTGGCAGAGAGCATGTGTGCACTGAGGTGCCTGCAGAGCATGCCCAGTGTCCGGTGTCTTCAG AATACTTCTGTAATGGAGGCACAGAATGAAGACGACTCCCCCAAAAAGAGCACAGTGTTCCAG ATCAGTAACGGTCCCTCCTCTGTGATTGTGTCACGGAAACGGCCCTCGGAGGGGAACTACGAGAAGGAGAAGGACGTCTGCATCAAATTTTTCGACCAGTGGTCAGAGTCGGACCAGGTTGAGTTTGTGGAGCACCTCATCTCCCACATGTGCCACTACCAGCATGGACACATAAACACCTACCTGAAACCCATGCTGCAGCGGGACTTCATCACTGCCCTGCCAG CCCAGGGCCTGGATCACATTGCAGAGAACATCCTGTCATTCTTGGATGCTCGGTCACTGTGTGCAGCAGAGCTGGTGTGTAAAGAGTGGCAGCGTGTCATCTCGGAGGGTATGCTGTGGAAGAAGCTCATTGAGAGGATGGTGCGCACTGACCCGCTGTGGAAGGGGCTGTCCGAGAGGCACCAGTG GGAGAAGTACCTTTTCAAAAACAGAACGACTGAGATCCCACCAAACTCTTACTACAGGTCGCTGTACCCAAAGATCATTCAGGATATTGAG ACGATCGAAGCAAACTGGCGGTGTGGACGCCACAACCTGCAGCGGATCCAGTGCCGCTCAGAGAACAGCAAAGGGGTGTACTGCCTGCAGTACGATGATGACAAGATCATCAGTGGCCTGAGGGATAACTCCATCAAG ATCTGGGACAAGCAGACCCTGGAGTGTCTGAAGATCCTGACAGGCCACACGGGCTCTGTGCTGTGTCTGCAGTATGATGAGAGAGTCATTGTTACAGGCTCCTCAGATTCCACAGTGCG GGTGTGGGATGTAAACACTGGGGAGGTTCTCAACACGCTAATCCACCACAATGAAGCAGTGCTTCACCTGCGCTTCTGTAACGGGCTGATGGTGACCTGCTCCAAGGACCGGTCGATCGCGGTGTGGGACATGGCTTCCCCAACTGACATCAGCCTGCGCAGAGTCCTGGTGGGCCACCGTGCGGCAGTCAACGTTGTCGACTTCGATGACAAATACATAGTCTCTGCCTCTGGGGACCGGACCATAAAG GTGTGGAGCACAAGCACGTGTGAATTTGTGCGCACTCTGAACGGACACAAGCGCGGCATTGCATGTCTTCAGTACCGGGACCGGCTAGTGGTGAGCGGGTCCTCGGACAACACAATCCG GCTGTGGGACATTGAGTGTGGTGCCTGTCTACGAGTTCTGGAGGGCCATGAAGAGCTGGTCCGCTGTATCCGATTTGACAACAAGAGGATAGTCAGCGGAGCCTATGACGG AAAAATTAAGGTGTGGGACCTGCAGGCTGCTCTGGATCCCCGTGCCCCAGCCAGCACTCTTTGTCTGCGCACCCTTGTG GAGCATTCTGGCCGGGTCTTCAGGCTGCAGTTTGACGAGTTCCAGATCATCAGTAGTTCTCATGACGACACAATCCTGATCTGGGACTTCCTCAACGTGGCATCAAGCATGGCTCCCAACGGACAGAACGAGGGGCGCTCTCCGTCCCGCACCTATACCTACATCTCTAGATAA
- the LOC121297128 gene encoding F-box/WD repeat-containing protein 11-like isoform X2, whose translation MQCHCLSMTRIVCSVPRSLWLGCSHLAESMCALRCLQSMPSVRCLQNTSVMEAQNEDDSPKKSTVFQISNGPSSVIVSRKRPSEGNYEKEKDVCIKFFDQWSESDQVEFVEHLISHMCHYQHGHINTYLKPMLQRDFITALPAQGLDHIAENILSFLDARSLCAAELVCKEWQRVISEGMLWKKLIERMVRTDPLWKGLSERHQWEKYLFKNRTTEIPPNSYYRSLYPKIIQDIETIEANWRCGRHNLQRIQCRSENSKGVYCLQYDDDKIISGLRDNSIKIWDKQTLECLKILTGHTGSVLCLQYDERVIVTGSSDSTVRVWDVNTGEVLNTLIHHNEAVLHLRFCNGLMVTCSKDRSIAVWDMASPTDISLRRVLVGHRAAVNVVDFDDKYIVSASGDRTIKVWSTSTCEFVRTLNGHKRGIACLQYRDRLVVSGSSDNTIRLWDIECGACLRVLEGHEELVRCIRFDNKRIVSGAYDGKIKVWDLQAALDPRAPASTLCLRTLVEHSGRVFRLQFDEFQIISSSHDDTILIWDFLNVASSMAPNGQNEGRSPSRTYTYISR comes from the exons TGTTCTGTGCCCAGGTCTTTGTGGCTAGGCTGCTCCCACCTGGCAGAGAGCATGTGTGCACTGAGGTGCCTGCAGAGCATGCCCAGTGTCCGGTGTCTTCAG AATACTTCTGTAATGGAGGCACAGAATGAAGACGACTCCCCCAAAAAGAGCACAGTGTTCCAG ATCAGTAACGGTCCCTCCTCTGTGATTGTGTCACGGAAACGGCCCTCGGAGGGGAACTACGAGAAGGAGAAGGACGTCTGCATCAAATTTTTCGACCAGTGGTCAGAGTCGGACCAGGTTGAGTTTGTGGAGCACCTCATCTCCCACATGTGCCACTACCAGCATGGACACATAAACACCTACCTGAAACCCATGCTGCAGCGGGACTTCATCACTGCCCTGCCAG CCCAGGGCCTGGATCACATTGCAGAGAACATCCTGTCATTCTTGGATGCTCGGTCACTGTGTGCAGCAGAGCTGGTGTGTAAAGAGTGGCAGCGTGTCATCTCGGAGGGTATGCTGTGGAAGAAGCTCATTGAGAGGATGGTGCGCACTGACCCGCTGTGGAAGGGGCTGTCCGAGAGGCACCAGTG GGAGAAGTACCTTTTCAAAAACAGAACGACTGAGATCCCACCAAACTCTTACTACAGGTCGCTGTACCCAAAGATCATTCAGGATATTGAG ACGATCGAAGCAAACTGGCGGTGTGGACGCCACAACCTGCAGCGGATCCAGTGCCGCTCAGAGAACAGCAAAGGGGTGTACTGCCTGCAGTACGATGATGACAAGATCATCAGTGGCCTGAGGGATAACTCCATCAAG ATCTGGGACAAGCAGACCCTGGAGTGTCTGAAGATCCTGACAGGCCACACGGGCTCTGTGCTGTGTCTGCAGTATGATGAGAGAGTCATTGTTACAGGCTCCTCAGATTCCACAGTGCG GGTGTGGGATGTAAACACTGGGGAGGTTCTCAACACGCTAATCCACCACAATGAAGCAGTGCTTCACCTGCGCTTCTGTAACGGGCTGATGGTGACCTGCTCCAAGGACCGGTCGATCGCGGTGTGGGACATGGCTTCCCCAACTGACATCAGCCTGCGCAGAGTCCTGGTGGGCCACCGTGCGGCAGTCAACGTTGTCGACTTCGATGACAAATACATAGTCTCTGCCTCTGGGGACCGGACCATAAAG GTGTGGAGCACAAGCACGTGTGAATTTGTGCGCACTCTGAACGGACACAAGCGCGGCATTGCATGTCTTCAGTACCGGGACCGGCTAGTGGTGAGCGGGTCCTCGGACAACACAATCCG GCTGTGGGACATTGAGTGTGGTGCCTGTCTACGAGTTCTGGAGGGCCATGAAGAGCTGGTCCGCTGTATCCGATTTGACAACAAGAGGATAGTCAGCGGAGCCTATGACGG AAAAATTAAGGTGTGGGACCTGCAGGCTGCTCTGGATCCCCGTGCCCCAGCCAGCACTCTTTGTCTGCGCACCCTTGTG GAGCATTCTGGCCGGGTCTTCAGGCTGCAGTTTGACGAGTTCCAGATCATCAGTAGTTCTCATGACGACACAATCCTGATCTGGGACTTCCTCAACGTGGCATCAAGCATGGCTCCCAACGGACAGAACGAGGGGCGCTCTCCGTCCCGCACCTATACCTACATCTCTAGATAA